The nucleotide window GTTTTAGTTACGCCTCCATTCAGCCACGCCAAAGATTACCACAACCATATGACGCTGCTGTTGTGGGGTTCGGGGGGTTGAAGTCCCcggggatgaggttgttgctTTGGGGAAGGGTATGGAAGGTGATCTTGACAGGAGGACACACTGTGCTCAAGTGAGCTTCCGGCAAGGTCTGATGGAACTACTGGCGGGACTGCCCGGTTACACTGGTGATTCCTTCCATCTGAGCCAGAAAGTTACAGGTGGCATGCTCAAAGCAAAGTTGGACGGGAAGGCAGCTGGTTGAGTCGTCTTTTGCAAGATGGCCGGATATGTAACCAGTTCACTAAcaaatcaccaacaacagcaccatCCATCAGCACTTCAATAGTCGATATTCAACCGCCGCAAACATGAATTGGCGTGCCCGTGCATCGCTAATCCAAAGCTCGACTGGAGAAAGTCAATGGTGTGATTGCATTCCTCCCCCAGAGGTAAATAGTTGGAGCAACTGTCGCTACTGCCAGGTAAGCTTCTCCTGTGCCCATATCCTTTTCCGGCGCCAGTCTTTGAGTGACGCATGGATCAGAAAATCAAAGTGGATGGGATCGATTCCAAGGGTATCCCGTGGTGCCTGGATCACGGCAGCGGGGATCAATACTCCGATTGGAGTACTTGCTACCCGAATCTGGCGGTAGATCCGAACGACATCATGATGCATCCGAGTTCTTCACCAAATTTCGCCGACTATTATATCAATCCTGTGCGGCCCATACTTCCGCCTCCTTGGGACCCCTACGGTTACGGTGCGTCTCGCAATCGCTTGGTCTCTGCAACTCAGCCTGCACCATGGGGGCAGCCGACCCAGACAAATAACTCGGCGGCCACTGATACCAATACGCAGCAAGGTCAGAATCCCGCAGATCGGCACAAGACATGTGAATGTTCCCTGGATGATCATGAAAAATTATTTTGCGCAAAAAAGGACGTCAAATGCAATACTATCCCCCTGCCCGCCCGCGCGTCGGAATACGATGGTGAAATATTCTATGATACTTGTCACCCGCCCACATCGTGCAGTGAGCAGAGAGAAGAGTGGAACGCCCAGCCTGGACTGGGAGCCCGGACATGTGAATGTATCGACAAGGCCAATGGACAAAAACGGGCCTGGTGCAAAAAATCTCGCTTCCAGTGCACTTGGATTCCCACGAGCGCGAGAGGTAATGTGATATATTGCCAAATGTGTCGCCAGTGGCCGGTACGGAGAGTTTGGCTCCCCTCTTGGCGCTTCGTTTCACTGATCATAGGCTTAAAATAGACATGCAGTTCCAGTAAACACGAGTACCAGTTACAACACCCGGAAACGATTGACTGAGCATAGGCTGGGACGGGATCCACTCCTCGGATGAAGATGCCAAACTTGGCTGGTTCTGGACGAAGGATAGCGgttttttcccttttcttcgtTTGATCGGAATGTGGTGGTAGAAGCGGAACACATTTTGTCATTGTTtaaaggggttggtggagtaAAACAGAGAGTAATAGAAAAGTATGAATATTGGTGAAACAAATATCGAAAGGCATATTACCATATCTTGCTTGATCCCAAAGCCTCTTgtggggtgtgtgtgttggatGTCATCCTCGTGCTCCTCGCGATGCTTAGAATAATAATGAGGTTTGCTTATCATGATCACAAGCTTGTGCAGATCTGCCTTTGTGAAAATGGTATTTACTTGTCAGAATTCGCGGTCATGTATGTAGCCCAGCAAGAATTTGTTTATTAAAGATGATatttgattttttttttttttttttttttttaccttcTTTCAACTTCTCCTGGGCCTGATTGTATCAATACTCAGCTCTCCTGTCATAAACAAGGAATCCagacctcaacaacaagtaCCTATCCTACTATCTGTCACCCCACGCCATCAGATTCCTGAGCCGTGTGGGCTAGACTGTATCATAGATTCTAGTCTCGTCTGTTTTGTTCCAGTTTAATCCAAAactttctcctcctcatcataaTCAACCGTTGTTTCAGAATGCCGGCGAACAGTGACTAACTCGAGCAGCTTGGCGCACAGCAAGCTCAGGAAGGCTCCCAGTACAAGAGCATCAGCCATGGCGTGCTTGCCGAGCCAGACGCCCGTCAATACCGAGCAGATGATTGCTATCAGGCCGAAGTCTGCCCAGCACCGAGGCTTTTGTACGAGATGATAAACTTTTGTGAATGAGTAGACCAAGACGGCGAAGATGCAGGCTTGTGAGCTTGGATGTTGGAGATTCGGAGGCAGATAGCCTGATACTACAGACTGGGTAAGCCACTCGTGATATGGACTGGATCCCAGAGCTTGCCCTGTCAGGTTGTTAGTCGATAGGCAATCATGCAAGGCTTTAATATACCAACCTGTTGATGGATGAAAGTTGACTATCACGAAAGCCGAAAGTTCTCCTGCGAACATTGTGCTCCAGTCGGTGATGAGGGCAGAGATACTGGGTTCAAGCTTGATCAAAGAGCGGTTCTGTTCCTGGCGATCAACCGGGAGGAATGTCCCTTCACGTGTGCGAATTACGCATCTCCCAtggtgtgggtgggttgCTCCGTTCCGAAGCCTTTGCTGATGTCGCCACCTGAGATGCCACATATTTGCTAATATGATGGACAtgacgagaagaagccgaGCTGTGTCTGCTCCCCTTTGCAACTTGGACGCGAACTTCAGGCCGACTAACATCAGGGGCATGCTGCTGATGAGTCCGAGGGCGTCCAAGACCCGCTGAGATATAAGACTCATGCGATGCCTCGACGATACctgtgctgtggtggtgcaTCTCGGATCGAGATTGATGCATTCTGCCCGACAGCTAGAAAAAGTAATGGGAATGTCGCTATGGAACGGCGCCCTTGGGCAATGTCTCCAAGGTGAAAGCTTTCCTTTCATGCTGGGAACTGCAGAGTCACAGAAACAAGAGTCAACAGGAGTAGCGCCCTTGTGCTGACGGTTGTTGAATGGATGCGAAGAAATCCCATGCGGCAACGCAACATTCATGTCCATCGCTTCCCCAGCATTGTTGCTAGACATATCCGCGATAATATCTCGGGGTTCTTCGCTTGCaggttggttgttgtcgtttaAGAACGGGCGGCGGgaggttgtgtgtgttgggAAATCGTCTTCAAGTGATATCCTACACGGCAGAATTAGAAAACTCACTTTCCAGCGAATGAAGCAATAGATATGCAAATCAAAAGGCACTGTGGCCTCTGATTTAGCTCGTTCTATGATAGCTGCCCTGTGAAGTTTGGCGCAAAGGGTAATATGGATCCCAAAATGGTTGAAGTCGTGCCAGCTGGTCCAAGAATATGTTGGCTGGTGTTTTATTTTCTGAACGCAATGCCTGTTGCGTGGAGAGCGGCGGGAAGCGAAACTAAAGCAACCGATTGATGTTGAACACCACACACAGATAGAGAAGGTTAGAAAGAGGTTTGAGAGCAGGTTCCTAGATGATCCCCGCACATTGATGCGGCATTCCATTTTCTGACAGCCTCGTCTGCATTGCAAAGAGGGGTCTCTGAGAGTTGACCGCTTCTGTTCTACTGTGAATGCTCGCGGAATTGTTCGAGTTCAATCTGTTCTGCTGTACCTCAATTCCCCTAGTCTTCAGCAACATCTACCCTCTCCCCACCTGAATACTCTTTCACTTTCTTCGGGTTGTACACCATCTTGCCCAAATACTGGCAACCGATGACCTCCCAGAATAAGTCGAAGGAGGCCCCCAGGGAATATGGCCGACGAGACTACCTGTCAGCTTCCGAGTTGAATTTTGAAAGGTAAACCCCAGATTTCAAACCCAAATTTACACCCGATAAACAGGCCTAACATGTGTGTAGTATCGCGGGTTACCTTAAGCTCtcggatgatgttgagaaatCAGACGAGGCCAACATGCCCGACTTCCCGGTTAGCACCGACCTCCCGGTCAGCGACAATCAATTTACGTTTGCTCCAGGCCAACTTAACAAGCTTTTCGACCCCAAAAGCCTATCCGTCTTGTACAAGTTAGGTGGTCTCGCGGTTTCCGGAGGTGCATCACTCTCCTACCCGGCAACGGGCCCCTCTCACCGTGGCATGACGATCGTCCCATACGACAATATTCCCAACTCCCACGGGTTGGGGAGATCAAATTTCCATGTGCAGGGTGGGAAAGCCGAGAATGGGTTATCTTCCACGGGGACACAGGGTCTGATAGTGAAAGGGACTGCTCCATCCGGCCTTCAACCGCCGGGTTTCGACTCTCTCGGAAACCGGCGGCAGCACGACACAACCATTCGCAACGGCATATGGGAGCAGACGAATGACCATAAACGTTTCGTTCACAAATCCTCTGCTGCGAGCTCACCTCCAATCAATGAGACAGCCATACCTGGGAGCACAACTCAAGGCAACCTCTCCATATGGCGACCACAAAATCTCGCAGCATTAGAGAGTGCCCATGGGTAGCACGAATCACGAGCACCGCAACACTACACCTGAACGCCATGCCCAAACTTCTCCTACCTTCGTGCTCTTTAGCCTTTTACCCTCAGCCCCTTCACAGCAAGAACAAGCAATTGCTACACGCCAGCAAGGTTTCTTCGGTAGTTCTGCCATGGTCGCATTCATCTCGTCCGTACTCTCCCTTCAGCTCGACCAGCTCCATGATCCCCAAAAAGCACAACTGGTCAAGGTGGTCCTTCGCGTGGCTGGCCCAACATTTCTTTCAGTTCTTGCGGTTGGATGCTCCTTTTACTGTCTCTCTGATagagacaaaaagaaaccgGTTCCTATCCGTCATCTGCAGTCTAGGCCCCATTCTCTGGAAGTTCCTGAAACGCAACCCTATATCTGGGGCGCTCCAGAACGGGGAtgagggtgctggtgcttGGATCGATGATGCAACTTTGGTTGGTGTcgtggctgttgttgctggtatCTCGAATGCAGAGCGTAGTCTCTTCGTGAGGGATGACTTGGAGGGGGGCAACCACCCCGTGCTCCCTGAATTGGAGTCCGGCGGTTGGGACGGTGCCGGCATCAACAGGAGCGGCGTTGGCCATCAgccaggaggagatgggggtgcCAAGATTACGTCCATAAACTGATGGCAGTTGAGCATGACTATCAGGTAGATGACGAAGCAGTGATATATGTGGGGGAAGGCTTTGGATATTAGCGATAGGGTCTTTATTCGGCGCTGGGTCCAAGTCATTTGTATATACTGTTCTAGCTTTACTTTACTTGGATACCTCTTACGATTTTATTGAGAATATTATACCAAGCTTACAGGAGAAGATGCAGAGCCAGTGACGGTTTTTCTGGCCCGGACGACAAAGGTGATGCGTGGATTATCAAGCTGAATTTCTTTGGCTTGGTAACTGTTGGGGTGGGAATAGTGAATGCGGAATTTGGACTTTTTGGACATATTACGGCTGCTTTCGCGAATGGCGAAGAGACCAGAagcgatgatgttgatggcacAGGTGAGACCAACCGTATTCTTCGCAACGACAAAGAGAGTCAGCAAACAACCCTAGTGACAACAATCCTTGTTTCAACGAGTCTGGCTTCATGTGCGTCGCCATGCCGACTCTGGCGGGTACGAGTGGGTGAAAACGCAGGAATGGTTTTGAGGTTGAAGAGAACTTGCGAGTCTCTCATAATGGATAACGCCCTGGATATAAGATAGCATTGCCTCCTGACAGCTCTGTAGCCCCGAGATTACTTTTCACACGAAACACCGAATTTGATGAGTAGAAAGAGAATATGGTCAGGTTGATATGAAATGTAAACCGCCGAGTTCCAACACCGCTCCAAGTGATAGCGAGGAACCAAAGACATCAAAAGAAGAGGTGGTCATAGCTCCTAGCTTCAACGGAAGGTCTTGGCGTTACTTAGGTCGCTTTCATGACCCACCACAAGCTCCATCGAATCCCTTCCCCACCACAGCTTTCCGTGGTTGGATCTCTCTCAGAAAGCCAACATCAgacaacctccccgccctgcCATTGACAACTTCACCAACCGTTGCACTCATGAGGCCATCCTTGTCAGGTGTCGCGGCATCCAAGCCGTTCACCTGCCTCCCATGTCTCCTCCGAACCTCAACCAGAAACAGCTTCCAGCGCCCCGTCCTCACCTACACAGAAAGAACCACCCCCAGGTTATCAACAGCGCAATTCTCCCACAGCGCCCGACAGCTCCACGCCCAAGAAGCCCCCGACCAAACCGCCGCTTTCAACACAGCCGCCTCCCTCCGCCCAACCACAGCCCCTAAACCCCTCCTCGATATTAAGCACATCCGCCTCAACCCCGACCTCTACTCCCAAAACTGCATCGACAGAAACTATAAATCCCTCGCCGAATACCCCCACAAGATCAATGCCTTGTTTGCGGAATGGCAAGCTCAGCAAAAAGCCGGCCGCGCCCtcagggaaaggggaaataTTCTCCGCCGCCGGTTGGCTGGTTCGGGCGGCACCTCCCGTGACGATCCCCGCGAGATTATTGACGAGTTTGGTGACATGAGTCgggaggagattttggaggaggcgcgGAAAGTAAAGGCTGGCTTGGCGGGGAttgaggagacggaggggaAACTGCAGGCTGAGATGGAAAGATTGGCGCTGGCGATCCCGAATTTGACGAGTGATGAGACGCCCCGCGGGACGGAGCCGGAAGTCATGAGTTATATCAACAATCACCCCGAGCCTGAGCCGGCGTTGTCGGATAGAGTGTGGAGAAGTCATGTGCATGTTGGTGCGGAATTGGGACTTTTGGACTTTGCCGGGGCggcgtcttcttctgggtGGGGGTGGTATTACCTTTTGGATGAGGCGGCGGATTTGGAACAGGCCTTGATCAGCTATGCTTTGGCTACGGCTACACGGGCAGGGTGGAGGCAGGTCTCCCCTCCGAGCGTGGTGTATGGGCatattgctgctgcttgtggGTTTCAGCCGAGGGACGCGAATGGGGAGACGCAGATTTACGCTATTGCTCAGTCGAGGGAGGATGCGGCGAGGGGGAAGCCGGAGTTGGTGCTGGCTGGGACGGCGGAGATTCCATTGGCCGGGATGAAGGCTGATACTGTGCTGGACGAGGCTGATTTGCCATTGAAGAGGGTAGCGGTTTCACGATGCTACAGGGCGGAAGCGGGGGCTAGAGGGAGTGAGACGAAGGGGCTTTACAGGGTGCACGAGTTTACAAAGGTGGAGATGTTTTCTTGGACGCTGCCGGATCAGGtcgagacggaggagatCTTTGACGAGATGATTGATCTCCAGACGGAAATCTTGGGCGGGCTAGGGCTACACTGCCGGGTCTTGGAGATGCCCACTGCTGATTTGGGGGCGTCGGCTACGAGAAAGTGTGATATTGAGGCGTTCTTCCCGTCCAGAAGGGAGCGGAATGATGGCTGGGGAGAGGTTACGAGCGCCAGTATTTGCACCGACTACCAGACTAGGAGGTTGGCGACTAGActcaagaccaaggaggggaagctggTGTATCCTTGGACTGTCAACGGGACTGCTCTTGCTGTTCCGAGAGTTTTGGCGGCGATTTTGGAGAACGGGTGGAATGAGTCGGAGAAGAGTGTTTTGATCCCTGAAGTGTTGCGACcttggatggatgggagagAGAAGATTGGGCCGAGGCACCGGATGAATTAGGAAAGGAGAGttctcaaggtcaaggttggGGAAAACAATGGCAttgcgggaggaggttttcTGTATTACTGCCCGCATCACTAGTGTGT belongs to Podospora bellae-mahoneyi strain CBS 112042 chromosome 6, whole genome shotgun sequence and includes:
- the PMC1_3 gene encoding plasma membrane calcium (COG:P; EggNog:ENOG503NX5D), whose protein sequence is MTSQNKSKEAPREYGRRDYLSASELNFESIAGYLKLSDDVEKSDEANMPDFPVSTDLPVSDNQFTFAPGQLNKLFDPKSLSVLYKLGGLAVSGGASLSYPATGPSHRGMTIVPYDNIPNSHGLGRSNFHVQGGKAENGLSSTGTQGLIVKGTAPSGLQPPGFDSLGNRRQHDTTIRNGIWEQTNDHKRFVHKSSAASSPPINETAIPGSTTQGNLSIWRPQNLAALETFYPQPLHSKNKQLLHASKVSSVVLPWSHSSRPYSPFSSTSSMIPKKHNWSRWSFAWLAQHFFQFLRLDAPFTVSLIETKRNRFLSVICSLGPILWKFLKRNPISGALQNGDEGAGAWIDDATLVGVVAVVAGISNAERSLFVRDDLEGGNHPVLPELESGGWDGAGINRSGVGHQPGGDGGAKITSIN
- the DIA4 gene encoding Serine--tRNA ligase, mitochondrial (EggNog:ENOG503NV6W; COG:J), with translation MKCKPPSSNTAPSDSEEPKTSKEEVVIAPSFNGRSWRYLGRFHDPPQAPSNPFPTTAFRGWISLRKPTSDNLPALPLTTSPTVALMRPSLSGVAASKPFTCLPCLLRTSTRNSFQRPVLTYTERTTPRLSTAQFSHSARQLHAQEAPDQTAAFNTAASLRPTTAPKPLLDIKHIRLNPDLYSQNCIDRNYKSLAEYPHKINALFAEWQAQQKAGRALRERGNILRRRLAGSGGTSRDDPREIIDEFGDMSREEILEEARKVKAGLAGIEETEGKLQAEMERLALAIPNLTSDETPRGTEPEVMSYINNHPEPEPALSDRVWRSHVHVGAELGLLDFAGAASSSGWGWYYLLDEAADLEQALISYALATATRAGWRQVSPPSVVYGHIAAACGFQPRDANGETQIYAIAQSREDAARGKPELVLAGTAEIPLAGMKADTVLDEADLPLKRVAVSRCYRAEAGARGSETKGLYRVHEFTKVEMFSWTLPDQVETEEIFDEMIDLQTEILGGLGLHCRVLEMPTADLGASATRKCDIEAFFPSRRERNDGWGEVTSASICTDYQTRRLATRLKTKEGKLVYPWTVNGTALAVPRVLAAILENGWNESEKSVLIPEVLRPWMDGREKIGPRHRMN